From a single Brassica oleracea var. oleracea cultivar TO1000 chromosome C5, BOL, whole genome shotgun sequence genomic region:
- the LOC106292341 gene encoding LOW QUALITY PROTEIN: uncharacterized protein LOC106292341 (The sequence of the model RefSeq protein was modified relative to this genomic sequence to represent the inferred CDS: deleted 1 base in 1 codon; substituted 1 base at 1 genomic stop codon) has protein sequence MKMQGELEEEQALNKALRGILRGPVMSQPRLSLLLLPPEVQDIIEELAMVEAEITCLEKQIQDLKHDVYSERKVNQELEAKYDEREERMMMMTTPKKLLQRQNQLPWEPNSDIPKMRSKDLKQRSKLQSCEDPHGFKDIQMSNPFSPRHSSSTFPRMQDSKNVQMSNPFSPRHRSSTFSRMQDSNKGQETTPNGVSEDLLKCLMGIYLELNKSSREREGSRTVSKLSLSHLKNASFKRKSVYGQNASNLDPYGVVMGTCIRDIGEYKNFIHITRTCIDVSRLSDCSTSLVNLRVLKEKLSKVDLSFLNHKKKMTFWINTYNACVMNGFLEHGLPSSKEKLLTILKMATIDVGGTQLSALDIEGSILHSPCKPLEALSTDVHKRYGFRCVEPNLMFVLCRGDXWSSPALRVYAAEDVVNELIKARTEYLEASIGISGRKKIVIPRFLHKRLRDFADDEGTLVEWICRQLPPGQRCLQLKETAMEWLKKQSESSLNKLIEVRPHEYEFRYLLHL, from the exons GTATACTTCGTGGACCAGTCATGTCTCAGCCTCGTCTCTCTTTACTGCTTCTTCCTCCTGAG GTTCAAGATATAATAGAGGAGCTTGCTATGGTTGAGGCAGAGATAACCTGCCTCGAGAAACAAATCCAAGACCTGAAACATGATGTGTATAGTGAGAGGAAAGTGAATCAAGAACTTGAAGCCAAATATGATGAAAGAGAAGAGAGGATGATGATGATGACTACTCCTAAGAAACTTCTACAAAGGCAGAATCAACTTCCTTGGGAACCTAACAGTGACATTCCAAAGATGAGATCTAAGGATCTAAAACAAAGATCCAAGTTACAGAGTTGTGAAGATCCTCATGGTTTCAAGGATATCCAAATGAGCAATCCCTTCTCACCAAGACACAGTTCTTCGACTTTTCCAAGAATGCAAGATAGCAAGAACGTTCAAATGAGCAATCCCTTCTCACCAAGACACCGTTCTTCGACTTTTTCAAGAATGCAAGATAGCAATAAAGGGCAAGAGACGACACCAAATGGAGTATCAGAAGATCTGTTGAAGTGCTTGATGGGAATCTATTTGGAACTCAACAAGTCATCGCGAGAGAGAGAAGGGTCAAGAACGGTTTCAAAGCTGAGCCTCTCACACCTGAAGAACGCTTCTTTCAAACGCAAATCTGTGTATGGGCAGAACGCATCAAATCTTGATCCTTATGGAGTTGTGATGGGGACTTGTATCAGAGACATTGGAGAGTACAAGAACTTCATCCACATCACTCGAACTTGCATTGATGTTAGCCGTCTATCTGATTGCTCAACTTCTCTTGTCAATCTAAG GGTTTTGAAGGAGAAGTTGAGCAAAGTGGATCTGAGTTTCTTGAATCACAAGAAAAAGATGACATTCTGGATCAATACCTACAACGCATGCGTCATGAAT GGATTTTTGGAACATGGACTACCTTCATCAAAGGAGAAACTACTGACCATTCTCAAAATG GCAACTATTGACGTGGGAGGCACGCAACTATCTGCCCTAGATATTGAAGGATCCATCTTGCATAGTCCATGCAAACCCTTGGAAGCTCTAAGTACTGATGTACACAAACGGTACGGATTCAGATGCGTTGAACCGAACCTAATGTTCGTGCTTTGTCGTGGAGATTAA TGGTCTTCGCCTGCA TTGAGAGTCTATGCAGCAGAAGATGTGGTGAACGAACTAATCAAAGCAAGAACCGAGTACTTAGAAGCCTCCATAGGTATCTCGGGGAGGAAAAAGATTGTGATTCCGAGATTCTTGCACAAGCGTCTTCGTGATTTCGCAGATGATGAAGGGACATTAGTTGAGTGGATATGCAGGCAGCTACCACCAGGACAACGTTGCTTGCAGCTCAAGGAAACAGCAATGGAGTGGCTGAAGAAGCAAAGTGAGTCGTCTTTGAACAAATTAATAGAAGTAAGGCCTCACGAATACGAGTTTCGCTATCTCTTACATTTGTAA